The Fibrobacter sp. genome includes a region encoding these proteins:
- the uvrC gene encoding excinuclease ABC subunit C encodes MQPEKTTQILEQINRFPENPGVYIMKNADNIPLYIGKAINLKNRVKSYFFDSHEDRIHIPVMLQKVDHIEWIATHNETEALILEANLIRKHKPQYNVELRDDKHYPYLKITVQEPFPRLLIVRRVEKDGAKYFGPYTDVKSMRRLAAFAKKIFKLRDCNKNLPLSKEIRPCINYSMKRCSGPCANKISEEKYRSNISDLVRFLSGKRNDLINDLQHRMEKASEELRFEDAAALRDQIQLIRDASRLQQVDLKLADVDCDVFGLAEGDRNNCLTILNFREGLLMSSRNFLLKRTTWDLSRSNHDNILLQYYMSSEETPPEEILIPEGTGFNTEVLQQWLNTQFSSRIKISTPQKGHKRLLVTMAEKNAR; translated from the coding sequence ATGCAGCCAGAAAAAACCACTCAGATTCTCGAACAGATCAATCGTTTTCCGGAAAACCCGGGCGTTTACATAATGAAAAACGCCGATAACATACCATTGTATATAGGAAAAGCGATCAATCTTAAAAACCGGGTCAAATCCTATTTTTTCGATTCACACGAGGACAGAATCCATATCCCGGTTATGCTTCAGAAGGTGGATCATATAGAGTGGATAGCAACCCATAATGAAACCGAAGCCCTGATCCTCGAAGCGAATCTGATAAGAAAGCATAAACCTCAGTATAACGTAGAGCTCAGAGATGACAAACATTATCCCTATCTGAAGATCACAGTCCAGGAACCTTTTCCAAGGCTTCTTATAGTCAGAAGAGTAGAAAAGGACGGAGCCAAGTATTTCGGGCCCTATACAGATGTAAAATCAATGAGAAGGCTTGCCGCTTTTGCAAAGAAGATTTTCAAACTTCGGGACTGCAACAAAAATCTCCCCCTTTCAAAAGAGATCCGTCCCTGTATCAACTACTCAATGAAAAGATGCTCAGGCCCATGTGCGAACAAGATCTCAGAAGAAAAATACAGATCAAACATTTCAGATCTGGTCCGTTTTCTCTCAGGAAAACGGAACGACCTGATCAACGATCTTCAACACCGCATGGAGAAAGCCTCCGAGGAACTGAGGTTTGAGGATGCAGCCGCACTCAGGGACCAGATTCAGCTTATCCGCGACGCATCGAGGCTTCAGCAGGTAGACCTGAAACTCGCCGATGTCGATTGCGATGTCTTCGGGCTTGCCGAGGGTGACCGCAATAACTGCCTTACGATTCTCAATTTCCGTGAGGGCCTGCTGATGTCATCCAGAAACTTTCTTCTGAAACGCACCACCTGGGATCTCTCCAGATCCAATCACGACAATATCCTGCTGCAGTATTACATGTCCTCTGAAGAAACCCCGCCCGAAGAAATACTTATCCCTGAAGGTACCGGGTTCAATACTGAAGTGCTTCAGCAGTGGCTTAACACTCAGTTCTCCTCCAGAATCAAAATTTCGACTCCTCAAAAGGGCCACAAGAGGCTTCTGGTCACGATGGCAGAGAAAAACGCCCGTTT
- a CDS encoding rubrerythrin family protein, whose translation MVEELKKKLIEVQRTELTEYYTYKKLAEHEKNPENRAILNEIAEDELRHYKFWEKQTGIAVRHSGFLVMIYYVISRVLGLTFTIKLMEHKEQGAQVNYQEIAREIPEASEIEADENAHEQKLIGMINEERLHYIGSVVLGLNDALVELTGTLAGLSLSLRNSRLVAVAGLITGIAASLSMAASEYLSTKSEKTSVKNPVRASVVTGTAYVATVFVLILPFLLLTNTVVALGLTLVTVLMIIACFTYYISVTHDLSFSRKFAEMAGISVAVAMITFLIGYFIQRFWNIEV comes from the coding sequence ATGGTTGAAGAGCTGAAAAAAAAGCTGATAGAGGTTCAGCGTACTGAGCTTACCGAATATTACACCTATAAAAAACTGGCTGAGCACGAAAAGAATCCGGAAAACCGGGCGATTTTAAATGAGATTGCCGAGGACGAGCTGCGGCATTACAAGTTCTGGGAAAAGCAGACCGGTATTGCTGTGAGGCATTCGGGTTTTCTGGTCATGATTTATTATGTGATATCCAGAGTACTGGGCCTGACATTTACAATCAAGCTCATGGAACACAAGGAGCAGGGTGCCCAGGTCAATTACCAGGAGATAGCCAGAGAGATTCCTGAGGCCAGTGAAATAGAGGCAGATGAGAACGCGCATGAGCAGAAACTCATCGGTATGATCAATGAAGAGAGGCTCCATTATATCGGTTCAGTTGTTCTTGGTCTAAATGATGCTCTTGTTGAGCTTACAGGTACACTTGCCGGATTGTCTCTGTCATTGCGCAATTCCAGACTGGTTGCTGTTGCGGGACTTATTACCGGGATAGCTGCTTCTCTCTCGATGGCAGCATCGGAGTATCTCTCTACCAAATCGGAAAAAACGAGTGTAAAGAATCCGGTTAGAGCTTCTGTTGTAACCGGAACAGCTTATGTGGCAACGGTTTTTGTTCTTATCCTTCCTTTTTTGTTGCTTACAAATACTGTTGTCGCTCTTGGACTGACTCTTGTCACAGTGTTGATGATAATTGCCTGCTTTACATATTACATCTCGGTAACTCATGACCTCTCCTTTTCCAGAAAATTTGCCGAGATGGCTGGTATCAGTGTCGCTGTGGCGATGATCACTTTTCTGATTGGTTATTTCATTCAGAGATTCTGGAATATCGAAGTATAA